The following proteins are encoded in a genomic region of Clostridium kluyveri:
- the tyrS gene encoding tyrosine--tRNA ligase, which translates to MANVYDILLERGYIKQITHEDEVRELLGREKITFYIGFDPTADSLHIGHFLQMMVMSYMQKAGHKPIALLGGGTAMIGDPTGKTDMRKMLSQEQIQHNADCFKKQFSKFIDFEDEKAIMANNADWLMNLNYVNFLREIGVHFSVNKMLTAECFKQRMEKGLTFLEFNYMLMQGYDFLELNRRYGCTFQMGGDDQWANIIAGVNLIRKKERKPAFGMTFTLLTKSDGKKMGKTEGGAIWLDKEKTSPYDFYQYWRNVDDADVEKCLLLLTFLPMDEVKRLSSLPGEKINEAKRVLAYEVTRIIHGEKEAQKAKEAAEALFSGGENLNNVPTIELDESGLGCSVVELLVDIHILPSKSEARRLIRQNGLTINGEKVMDSELKVTKDHFKNGELLIRRGKKNYNRIIIK; encoded by the coding sequence TTGGCTAACGTTTATGACATATTATTAGAACGTGGTTACATAAAACAAATTACCCATGAAGATGAAGTAAGAGAATTATTAGGAAGGGAAAAGATAACATTTTATATAGGATTTGATCCTACGGCAGATAGTCTGCATATAGGGCATTTTCTACAGATGATGGTTATGTCCTATATGCAAAAAGCAGGACATAAACCTATAGCTTTGCTTGGGGGAGGAACTGCAATGATTGGTGATCCCACAGGAAAGACTGATATGAGAAAAATGTTATCACAAGAACAGATACAGCATAATGCCGATTGTTTTAAAAAGCAGTTTTCTAAGTTTATAGATTTTGAAGATGAAAAAGCTATAATGGCAAATAACGCAGATTGGCTTATGAATTTAAATTATGTTAATTTTCTGAGAGAAATAGGGGTGCATTTTTCTGTAAATAAAATGCTTACGGCGGAATGTTTTAAGCAGAGAATGGAAAAAGGATTAACTTTTCTTGAATTTAATTATATGTTAATGCAGGGATATGACTTTTTAGAATTAAACAGAAGATACGGATGTACATTCCAAATGGGAGGAGACGACCAGTGGGCAAATATAATAGCAGGGGTAAATCTGATTAGAAAAAAGGAGAGAAAACCTGCTTTTGGAATGACTTTTACACTTTTAACCAAAAGTGACGGCAAGAAGATGGGAAAAACTGAAGGAGGAGCTATATGGCTGGATAAGGAAAAAACATCTCCTTATGACTTCTACCAGTACTGGAGAAATGTAGATGATGCAGATGTGGAAAAATGCCTTTTGCTTTTAACTTTTCTTCCTATGGATGAGGTAAAAAGATTGTCATCTCTTCCAGGAGAAAAAATAAATGAGGCTAAAAGAGTACTTGCCTATGAGGTTACTAGAATTATACATGGTGAGAAAGAGGCACAAAAAGCTAAAGAAGCGGCAGAAGCTTTATTTTCTGGAGGAGAAAACTTAAATAATGTACCAACCATAGAATTGGATGAGAGTGGTTTAGGATGCTCTGTAGTCGAACTATTGGTCGATATTCACATATTACCGTCAAAAAGTGAAGCAAGAAGGCTTATAAGACAAAATGGACTTACTATAAATGGTGAAAAGGTAATGGATTCAGAGCTAAAGGTTACAAAAGACCATTTTAAAAATGGAGAATTGCTTATAAGGAGAGGTAAGAAAAATTATAATAGAATTATAATTAAGTAA
- the rimI gene encoding ribosomal protein S18-alanine N-acetyltransferase: MNDIEISSLKLEHIDRILLIDNLCFPVPWSRESFKKEIEGNTLARYIIAKKSEFIIGYAGMWLILDEGHITTVAVDPKYRGIGAGNLLLESLIEICKIESINSMTLEVRKSNIVAQNLYKKYGFIESGIRREYYGDNKEDAIIMWKYHI; this comes from the coding sequence ATGAATGACATAGAAATATCTTCTTTGAAATTAGAACATATTGACAGAATCCTCTTAATAGATAATTTATGTTTTCCCGTACCCTGGAGCCGTGAATCCTTTAAAAAAGAAATTGAAGGTAATACCCTTGCCCGATATATTATAGCTAAAAAATCCGAATTCATTATTGGTTATGCGGGTATGTGGCTCATATTAGATGAAGGACATATAACCACTGTAGCTGTTGATCCAAAATACAGAGGAATAGGTGCGGGAAATCTGCTCCTTGAATCCCTAATAGAAATCTGTAAAATTGAATCTATAAACAGTATGACTTTAGAAGTTAGAAAATCCAATATAGTAGCCCAAAACCTTTACAAAAAATATGGTTTTATAGAATCCGGTATAAGAAGGGAATACTATGGAGATAACAAAGAAGATGCTATAATAATGTGGAAATATCATATTTAA
- the tsaB gene encoding tRNA (adenosine(37)-N6)-threonylcarbamoyltransferase complex dimerization subunit type 1 TsaB codes for MKILSLDSSTESATCAVLDDYKLLGEITLNCKKQHSTIIMPTIDILLKNLNTDITSLDGFVVSKGPGSFTGLRIGASVIKGLSQGTGKPFVGVSSLDALAYSLCYTPGIICPILDALRENVYTALYRFVHNKLDIITDYMAVSINDLIELVNKYHQPVCFIGNAVPKFKDILISKIKNPSFAPINLNVVKASSLGELGLHLLNSGIEDNIYNFAPFYLRKSQAEREYEKKLESCRNE; via the coding sequence ATGAAAATATTGAGTTTAGATTCTTCTACTGAATCAGCAACTTGTGCTGTATTAGATGATTACAAATTGTTAGGTGAAATTACTTTAAACTGTAAAAAACAACATTCAACAATTATTATGCCTACAATAGATATACTTTTAAAAAATTTAAACACAGATATAACTTCTCTAGATGGCTTTGTAGTATCTAAAGGTCCAGGTTCCTTTACCGGTCTCAGAATTGGGGCCTCTGTTATTAAAGGATTAAGCCAAGGTACTGGTAAACCTTTTGTGGGAGTTTCCTCCCTAGATGCTCTTGCATATAGTTTGTGCTATACTCCAGGGATTATATGTCCTATATTAGATGCATTAAGAGAAAATGTATATACTGCACTCTATAGGTTTGTTCATAATAAATTGGATATTATAACTGATTATATGGCTGTATCCATCAATGACTTAATTGAACTTGTAAATAAGTATCACCAGCCTGTATGCTTTATAGGAAATGCTGTTCCAAAATTCAAGGATATACTGATTTCAAAAATAAAAAATCCCAGCTTTGCCCCTATAAATTTAAATGTGGTAAAAGCTTCTTCACTTGGTGAATTAGGCTTACATCTATTAAATTCAGGTATAGAAGATAATATATATAATTTTGCCCCTTTCTACTTGAGAAAGTCACAAGCTGAAAGAGAATACGAAAAAAAATTGGAGTCTTGTAGAAATGAATGA
- the tsaE gene encoding tRNA (adenosine(37)-N6)-threonylcarbamoyltransferase complex ATPase subunit type 1 TsaE produces MEFTLNSVEDTVKLGEKLGNLLNPGDIICLTGDLGTGKTYFTKGIAKGLEIKEPITSPTFTIVNEYRGRLKLHHFDVYRVNDIEELLSLGFDEYIYSNAVNIIEWANYIDELIPEEHIYINIYKLPEENPNGRKITIEYHGSRYDYIKELK; encoded by the coding sequence GTGGAATTTACTTTAAACAGTGTTGAAGATACTGTAAAACTGGGTGAAAAATTAGGTAATCTATTAAATCCTGGTGATATAATTTGTCTTACTGGTGATTTAGGTACTGGAAAAACCTATTTCACTAAAGGAATAGCAAAGGGACTTGAAATAAAAGAACCTATAACAAGCCCTACTTTTACAATAGTAAATGAATATAGAGGCAGACTAAAACTCCATCATTTTGATGTATATAGAGTTAATGATATAGAGGAGCTACTCTCTTTAGGATTTGATGAGTATATTTATAGTAATGCTGTAAATATTATAGAATGGGCTAATTATATTGATGAACTAATACCAGAGGAACATATATACATAAATATCTATAAATTACCTGAAGAAAATCCCAATGGGAGAAAAATAACCATAGAATATCATGGCAGCAGATATGATTATATAAAGGAGTTAAAATAA
- a CDS encoding HD-GYP domain-containing protein, with protein sequence MKISMDKTIRAMSIALDLAQASSKYDDCGHDAVIEDITNVNYSDHTFMHHSLRTTYIALEISNQLNLNEKSKKQIYISALLHDIGATTCLSKSHSANSFIKNHCETGTNITKSFPYFCDLSNIILYHHENFDGSGAMNLEKDNIPIESQIIRIADLIELLYDENISNFKQRDRIIKWVKNNCNKIFSEKLVTAFLKNASRDIFWLNIENISFAEFILDKIQPKLNIFMDIREFEQISEIFANIIDNKSKFTAIHSKGIANLAYTVSKFRGYTDEKCCEMKIAGLLHDIGKLAIPLNILDKNGPLTSQEFGIIKSHAYYTKIILDKIEDIPNISEWASNHHEKLNGQGYPRGLKADELSEESRIMAVCDIYQALTEDRPYRKGLNINNAFNIMDEMVSGGFICAAALGHLKETIYSLNSPKKYTAASNTHKNIV encoded by the coding sequence ATGAAAATTAGTATGGATAAAACCATAAGAGCTATGTCAATAGCACTAGACCTAGCTCAAGCAAGTTCCAAGTACGATGATTGTGGTCACGATGCTGTAATTGAGGATATAACTAATGTGAATTATTCAGACCATACATTTATGCATCACTCACTACGAACTACCTATATAGCACTAGAGATTTCCAATCAATTAAATTTAAATGAAAAAAGTAAAAAACAGATCTATATATCAGCCTTATTACATGATATAGGTGCTACGACTTGTCTCTCTAAGAGTCATTCTGCTAATTCATTTATAAAAAATCATTGTGAAACTGGTACTAATATAACTAAATCCTTTCCTTATTTTTGTGATTTATCAAATATAATATTATATCATCATGAAAATTTTGACGGCAGTGGTGCCATGAATTTAGAAAAAGATAATATCCCTATAGAAAGTCAAATAATAAGAATAGCTGATTTAATAGAACTACTATATGATGAAAATATATCAAACTTTAAACAAAGAGATAGAATTATAAAATGGGTTAAAAACAATTGTAATAAAATCTTCTCTGAAAAACTTGTAACTGCTTTTTTAAAAAATGCTTCCAGAGATATTTTCTGGCTTAATATTGAAAATATCTCTTTTGCTGAGTTTATATTAGATAAAATTCAACCTAAATTGAATATATTTATGGATATAAGGGAGTTTGAGCAAATATCTGAAATATTTGCAAATATAATAGATAACAAAAGTAAATTTACTGCAATCCATTCTAAAGGCATAGCAAACCTAGCTTATACAGTTTCAAAATTCCGGGGGTATACAGATGAAAAATGCTGTGAAATGAAAATTGCAGGATTATTACATGACATTGGAAAATTGGCCATTCCTCTTAATATACTTGATAAAAATGGTCCTTTGACTTCACAGGAATTTGGTATAATAAAATCTCATGCTTACTATACTAAAATTATCTTAGATAAAATAGAGGATATCCCCAATATAAGCGAATGGGCATCCAATCATCATGAAAAACTAAATGGTCAAGGTTATCCACGGGGATTAAAGGCAGATGAGCTCTCTGAAGAATCTCGAATTATGGCAGTATGTGATATATATCAGGCACTTACAGAAGACAGACCTTATCGCAAAGGATTGAATATTAATAATGCATTTAATATAATGGATGAGATGGTATCCGGTGGTTTTATATGTGCTGCTGCACTTGGACATTTAAAAGAAACCATATATTCTTTAAATTCTCCTAAGAAATACACTGCAGCTTCCAATACCCATAAAAATATAGTTTAA
- a CDS encoding metal ABC transporter substrate-binding protein, with the protein MRKILTLVMLSFIVFFTACGDNKDYKDSTYTNKLEVRKDVQLNIETTDKLLYNMVKSIVEDRHIVECMFNNRESEISFKFTEDSINNISKKDLFFYVGAGFEPWMDTFVDKLDKNKVGVINVSRGVGLLSYNKIVKYNDTTLKDNPYYFTNIDNYMTALMNIRNAVQDKDPRNRDFYEKNFSEALKVLETYKEKLKSVDNELSNYEFIIVEDELNYFVKYNNLKLVDVGLGENNIITLSSSQRENLQQKSNRNNLIILYNDDSVVKNNEVLLKKYNIPAVKLQIYNGELSYEETLTHNISALESIYKAQ; encoded by the coding sequence TTGAGGAAAATATTAACTTTGGTTATGCTTTCTTTCATAGTATTTTTTACTGCCTGTGGAGATAACAAAGATTATAAAGATTCAACTTATACTAATAAATTGGAAGTAAGAAAGGATGTTCAATTAAATATAGAAACTACAGATAAACTTTTATACAATATGGTAAAATCCATAGTAGAAGATAGACATATAGTAGAGTGTATGTTTAATAATAGAGAAAGTGAGATAAGTTTTAAATTTACTGAAGATAGTATAAATAACATATCCAAAAAAGATTTATTTTTTTATGTAGGAGCAGGTTTTGAACCATGGATGGATACTTTTGTAGATAAATTAGATAAAAATAAAGTTGGCGTTATAAATGTTTCAAGAGGGGTAGGATTATTATCCTATAATAAAATAGTAAAATATAACGATACCACATTAAAGGATAACCCTTATTATTTTACTAATATTGATAATTATATGACAGCCCTTATGAATATAAGAAATGCAGTCCAAGACAAGGATCCTAGAAATAGAGATTTCTATGAGAAAAACTTTTCTGAAGCTTTAAAAGTGTTAGAAACTTATAAAGAAAAGCTGAAATCAGTGGATAATGAACTAAGTAATTATGAATTCATCATAGTTGAAGATGAATTGAATTATTTTGTAAAGTATAATAATTTAAAGCTTGTAGATGTGGGATTAGGAGAAAACAATATAATTACATTGAGTTCATCACAGCGGGAAAATTTACAACAGAAATCAAATCGTAATAATTTAATAATCCTTTACAATGACGACTCGGTTGTTAAAAATAATGAAGTATTGTTAAAGAAATATAATATACCTGCTGTAAAGCTTCAAATTTACAATGGGGAGCTTAGTTATGAAGAAACTCTCACACATAATATTAGTGCACTGGAGAGTATATATAAAGCTCAATAA